The Arthrobacter sp. NicSoilC5 genome has a window encoding:
- a CDS encoding Gfo/Idh/MocA family oxidoreductase, translating into MTFQLRAGIIGTGFMGSVHAHAVRAAGAEVIAVAGSSKASAEAAAPALGARTAAESPEALIARADVDVIHICTPNATHADLARKAIAAGKAVICEKPLATSVEDARELTALADQAGVVTGVPFVYRFYPAVREARDRILRGDAGRLWMLHGSYLQDWLVGAEATNWRVDSKLGGASRAFGDIGVHWCDLMEFTTGHRITRLVAKTSRAYDERETGGQLSSVATEDGATLLFETDKGATGSLVVSQVSPGRKNRLWFSFDGTEASFSFNQERPDTLHVGRIDSSSEVPVGPQTLTTPGGRRYAKLPPGHPQGYQDSFNSFVADVYAAIQGHTPEGLPTFRDGLRAALITDAVVTSAAQRSWVDVPGTEAPLELLKSSSTVERQKQ; encoded by the coding sequence GTGACCTTCCAACTACGCGCCGGAATTATCGGAACAGGATTCATGGGTTCTGTCCACGCCCATGCGGTACGCGCGGCAGGCGCTGAAGTCATCGCAGTCGCCGGCAGCAGCAAGGCGTCTGCCGAAGCCGCAGCCCCCGCGCTCGGCGCCCGCACCGCAGCCGAGTCCCCTGAAGCACTGATCGCACGGGCTGACGTGGATGTCATCCACATCTGCACCCCGAATGCCACCCACGCCGACCTCGCCCGCAAAGCCATTGCGGCAGGAAAAGCAGTCATCTGCGAAAAGCCACTGGCGACGAGCGTTGAGGATGCCCGGGAATTGACAGCCCTCGCGGACCAAGCGGGAGTCGTTACCGGAGTGCCCTTCGTCTACCGGTTCTATCCGGCCGTCCGCGAAGCCCGGGACCGTATCCTCCGCGGCGACGCCGGCCGCCTCTGGATGCTGCACGGTTCCTACCTGCAGGATTGGCTGGTTGGCGCGGAAGCCACGAACTGGCGGGTCGATTCAAAGCTCGGGGGAGCCTCCAGGGCGTTCGGTGACATCGGCGTGCACTGGTGCGACCTGATGGAGTTCACCACCGGGCACAGAATCACCAGGCTTGTGGCGAAGACCAGCCGGGCATACGACGAACGGGAAACCGGCGGCCAGCTGTCCTCCGTAGCTACCGAGGACGGCGCCACGCTCCTGTTCGAGACGGACAAGGGCGCCACCGGATCCCTGGTGGTCAGCCAAGTCAGTCCCGGCAGGAAAAACCGCCTCTGGTTCTCCTTTGACGGAACCGAAGCGTCATTCAGCTTTAACCAGGAGCGGCCGGACACCCTGCACGTCGGCCGCATTGACTCAAGTTCCGAAGTCCCGGTCGGCCCGCAAACGCTGACAACCCCGGGCGGCCGGCGGTACGCCAAACTCCCACCGGGGCACCCCCAGGGATACCAGGACAGCTTCAACTCATTCGTCGCCGACGTATACGCAGCTATCCAGGGGCACACACCTGAAGGCCTGCCCACGTTCCGGGACGGACTACGGGCAGCCCTCATTACCGATGCAGTGGTCACCTCCGCTGCACAACGGTCATGGGTTGATGTTCCCGGCACTGAGGCCCCACTCGAATTACTCAAGTCTTCCTCCACAGTTGAAAGGCAGAAGCAATGA
- a CDS encoding ABC transporter permease — MSNAKTIAPRDTAAPRNFGTILKELDWRRYVIYIGFVVVFLFFAVLLRDQGFLSPNNLLNIFRQTATITVIAVGMTYVIACAEIDLSVGSVAGLSSVCTAMALSQWGLVPGILAGLAVGLVVGSVNGALVSLLGIPSFLVTLGMLGIAVGVAQWITASAPQPILNDTFNTLFGSGNFGPVPGLVVWSAIFVAIGAVVLNRTRFGRQVLATGGNRNAAEFTGINTKRIKFQVLLISGMVASVAGMLYAGRLQSGRFQWGSGDELSAIAAVILGGTSLFGGFGSIIGTLFGALLIGLINNGLILAGLDSSQQQVVRGAIIILAVALARKK; from the coding sequence GTGAGCAACGCAAAAACCATCGCGCCCCGGGACACCGCGGCCCCCCGAAATTTCGGCACCATCCTCAAGGAACTCGACTGGCGGCGCTACGTCATCTACATCGGCTTCGTCGTTGTTTTCCTCTTCTTCGCCGTTCTGCTCCGCGACCAGGGCTTCCTGTCGCCCAACAACCTGCTGAACATCTTCCGGCAGACGGCCACCATCACCGTCATCGCCGTCGGAATGACCTACGTGATCGCCTGCGCAGAGATTGACCTCAGCGTTGGATCCGTGGCCGGCCTCTCCAGCGTGTGCACCGCGATGGCGCTCTCCCAGTGGGGCCTGGTCCCCGGCATCCTCGCCGGCCTCGCCGTCGGGCTCGTCGTCGGATCGGTCAACGGTGCCCTGGTCAGCCTCCTTGGCATCCCATCCTTCCTGGTGACACTAGGCATGCTGGGAATCGCCGTCGGCGTTGCCCAGTGGATCACGGCGTCCGCGCCCCAGCCCATCCTGAACGACACGTTCAACACGCTGTTTGGATCCGGCAACTTCGGTCCTGTTCCGGGCCTGGTGGTCTGGAGCGCCATCTTCGTGGCCATCGGCGCCGTCGTGCTGAACCGCACCAGGTTTGGCCGCCAGGTCCTGGCCACAGGTGGCAACCGCAACGCCGCTGAGTTCACCGGCATCAATACCAAGCGCATTAAGTTCCAGGTGCTCCTCATCTCGGGCATGGTGGCAAGCGTCGCCGGCATGCTCTACGCCGGCCGGCTGCAGTCCGGACGGTTCCAGTGGGGATCGGGAGACGAACTCTCCGCCATCGCCGCCGTCATCCTGGGTGGAACCAGCCTCTTCGGCGGGTTCGGCTCCATCATCGGCACCCTCTTCGGCGCCCTGTTGATCGGCCTGATCAACAACGGGCTGATCCTCGCAGGGCTCGACAGCAGCCAGCAGCAGGTGGTCCGCGGCGCGATCATCATCCTGGCCGTCGCCCTCGCCCGAAAGAAGTAG
- a CDS encoding Gfo/Idh/MocA family oxidoreductase, whose product MQNLNVGLIGGGFMGKAHSLAYAAMPMFFWPAPALPVRKVIAEANPDLAAEAARRFGFENSTADWRSIIDDPDIHVVDIATPNHLHAEIAIAAAEAGKHIICEKPLARTGEESKAMYDAVKDKNLVHMVAFNYRRTPAVALAKKYIEEGAIGQILNFRGTYLQDWSADPNSPLSWRFQKSIAGSGALGDIATHVIDMARYLVGEFSAVNALMSTWIPERPLQTGGADALGTVRGGEGPRGQVDVDDEVMTMIRFANGAVGSVEATRNAHGRNNFITFEIHGTEGSIVFNYERRDELQVCFASDPGDRRGFRTVYTGPAHPYGDALWPIPALGIGYGETKIIEAYDFFKAIAEGGSVSPNFADGYQVALIDDAIVESAAKESWVDVPQINA is encoded by the coding sequence ATGCAGAACCTCAACGTCGGCCTCATCGGAGGCGGCTTCATGGGCAAGGCCCACTCACTGGCTTACGCCGCCATGCCTATGTTTTTCTGGCCCGCACCAGCACTCCCAGTCCGCAAGGTCATCGCCGAAGCCAACCCGGATCTCGCCGCCGAGGCGGCCCGCCGCTTCGGGTTCGAGAACTCCACCGCGGACTGGCGCAGCATCATCGACGATCCAGATATCCACGTTGTAGACATCGCCACGCCCAACCATCTCCACGCCGAAATCGCCATCGCCGCCGCCGAAGCAGGCAAGCACATCATCTGCGAAAAGCCGCTGGCCCGCACCGGCGAAGAATCCAAGGCCATGTACGACGCGGTTAAAGACAAGAACCTCGTCCACATGGTGGCGTTCAACTACCGGCGGACCCCTGCCGTGGCACTGGCAAAGAAATACATCGAGGAAGGGGCAATCGGACAAATCCTCAACTTCCGTGGCACCTACCTGCAGGACTGGAGCGCCGACCCCAACTCGCCGCTGTCCTGGCGCTTCCAGAAATCCATCGCAGGTTCCGGTGCGCTCGGCGACATCGCGACGCACGTCATCGACATGGCCCGCTATCTTGTCGGCGAGTTCAGCGCCGTCAATGCCCTCATGTCCACCTGGATCCCCGAGCGGCCGCTCCAAACCGGAGGTGCTGACGCGCTCGGCACGGTACGGGGCGGAGAAGGCCCCCGGGGTCAGGTTGACGTGGACGACGAAGTCATGACCATGATCCGCTTTGCCAACGGTGCCGTGGGTTCCGTGGAAGCAACACGCAACGCCCACGGAAGGAACAACTTCATCACCTTCGAAATCCACGGAACCGAAGGAAGCATTGTGTTCAACTACGAGCGGCGCGACGAACTGCAGGTCTGCTTCGCTTCGGACCCCGGTGACCGCCGGGGATTCCGAACCGTTTACACCGGGCCCGCGCACCCCTACGGAGACGCACTCTGGCCTATCCCTGCCCTCGGCATCGGATACGGCGAAACAAAGATCATCGAGGCCTACGACTTCTTCAAGGCCATCGCAGAAGGCGGCAGCGTAAGCCCTAACTTCGCAGACGGCTACCAGGTGGCCCTCATCGACGACGCAATCGTCGAGTCGGCTGCAAAAGAATCCTGGGTCGACGTTCCGCAAATCAACGCATGA
- a CDS encoding SRPBCC family protein, whose amino-acid sequence MKTNTRQHQESVTVQVSAETLYDLVSDVTRTGEWSPVCTSCWWDDEASAGQTGAWFTGRNEIPGRTWKTRSQVVAAERGREFAWVVGGRFVRWGFTLTPADNGTTLTESWEFLPEGIAMFREKYGDEADAQIAERTQQALDGIPKTLAAIKRIAESIDANGDVRA is encoded by the coding sequence ATGAAGACAAACACCCGCCAACACCAGGAATCCGTCACGGTCCAGGTCTCAGCCGAGACGCTCTACGACCTGGTCTCCGATGTCACCCGCACCGGCGAGTGGAGCCCGGTCTGTACATCGTGCTGGTGGGACGACGAGGCCAGCGCCGGCCAGACCGGCGCCTGGTTCACCGGCCGCAACGAGATCCCGGGGCGGACCTGGAAGACCCGGTCGCAGGTGGTGGCTGCCGAGCGCGGCCGCGAGTTCGCCTGGGTGGTGGGCGGCCGCTTTGTACGTTGGGGTTTCACGCTCACCCCAGCGGATAACGGGACGACGCTGACCGAGTCGTGGGAGTTCCTGCCCGAGGGGATCGCGATGTTCAGGGAGAAATACGGCGACGAGGCCGACGCCCAGATCGCCGAGCGCACCCAGCAAGCCCTCGACGGCATCCCGAAGACGCTCGCCGCGATCAAGCGGATCGCGGAGTCCATCGATGCCAACGGGGACGTGCGCGCCTAG
- a CDS encoding LacI family DNA-binding transcriptional regulator, with protein MAGITVPHKATEELPGASRRRKPTINDVASIAGVSFGTVSRVLNDAPDVSAATRQRVLQVIKDIGYRRNRAATALVTSRSTSIGILSDGSPRFGPVGTLMALENIARKKGYATTVISVERPYEESVQTALDTLDDTGVGGIIVIAPVVDMAAAVWNASCRIPVEMIAAGASSTPNVFTYSENQELGARLATQHLIDLGHTDIAHFAGSMEWFDGRVRKRGWEAALRDAGLTPGLCLEGDWSPGWAYETALQLVKDQKVPQAIFAASDHTALGLIRAFAEHGIRVPEDVSVVGFDDIEGSDYFLPPLTTVRQDFTALALMSMEVLLGAMEGRDVDRTPIAPTLVVRSSTRQANSSK; from the coding sequence GTGGCCGGCATAACTGTTCCGCATAAGGCGACCGAGGAACTGCCCGGTGCCTCACGGCGCCGGAAGCCCACCATCAATGACGTGGCCAGCATCGCAGGCGTCTCCTTTGGCACGGTCTCGCGGGTACTCAATGACGCGCCGGACGTGAGTGCGGCAACGCGGCAGCGGGTTCTCCAGGTGATCAAGGACATCGGGTACCGCAGGAACCGGGCAGCCACGGCGCTGGTCACCAGCCGGTCCACGTCCATCGGCATATTGTCGGACGGCTCCCCGCGGTTCGGCCCGGTTGGGACGCTCATGGCCCTCGAGAACATTGCGCGCAAAAAGGGGTACGCCACTACCGTCATCAGCGTCGAACGGCCTTACGAGGAGTCGGTCCAGACCGCCCTCGACACCCTGGACGATACCGGCGTTGGCGGAATCATCGTCATTGCCCCGGTGGTGGACATGGCAGCAGCCGTATGGAACGCTTCCTGCCGAATTCCCGTGGAGATGATTGCGGCGGGAGCATCATCGACCCCAAACGTCTTCACCTATTCGGAGAACCAGGAACTGGGGGCACGGCTGGCCACCCAGCACCTGATCGACCTGGGCCACACCGACATCGCCCACTTCGCCGGCTCCATGGAGTGGTTCGACGGCCGGGTGCGCAAACGCGGGTGGGAGGCCGCGCTGCGCGACGCCGGGCTGACACCAGGGCTGTGCCTCGAAGGCGACTGGAGCCCCGGATGGGCTTACGAGACTGCACTCCAGCTCGTCAAAGACCAAAAGGTACCCCAGGCGATCTTCGCCGCCAGCGACCACACCGCTCTCGGGCTGATACGCGCCTTCGCCGAACATGGGATCCGGGTGCCGGAGGATGTGAGCGTGGTCGGTTTCGACGACATTGAAGGCTCAGACTACTTCCTGCCTCCCCTGACCACTGTGCGGCAGGACTTCACCGCCTTGGCGCTCATGAGCATGGAAGTGCTTCTTGGTGCGATGGAAGGGCGGGACGTGGACCGCACCCCCATCGCGCCCACCCTTGTGGTCCGCAGCAGCACCCGCCAGGCCAACTCCTCCAAGTAG
- a CDS encoding SDR family NAD(P)-dependent oxidoreductase, producing MTRASETAQPSPVWPGRFQGQVVLVTGAAGGLGSAASDRLRAEGATVVNTDALGTGNGEAPGMSLRLDVTQRQDWDAVVAGVLGQHGRIDGALFAHGVQGPETAVQDMPFAGWSRTFAINLDGCFHGLAALLPVMRAAGYGRIAVLASIAAREGNANMAAYSASKAAVVALVKTAAKEAAPDGVTVNSVAPSMFRTRLLEDLSPERNAELLARVPMGRVGEPAEFASLAAWLLSPEASYTTGQVLDLSGGRNTA from the coding sequence ATGACCCGCGCTAGTGAAACGGCCCAGCCCTCGCCCGTTTGGCCCGGCCGCTTCCAGGGCCAGGTGGTCCTGGTGACCGGGGCGGCCGGAGGCCTGGGGTCCGCAGCAAGCGACCGCCTCCGGGCCGAGGGGGCGACGGTGGTCAACACCGATGCACTCGGCACGGGCAACGGCGAGGCTCCTGGAATGTCCCTGCGCCTGGATGTCACGCAACGCCAGGACTGGGATGCGGTAGTGGCCGGCGTGCTGGGGCAGCACGGCCGCATCGACGGGGCGCTCTTCGCCCACGGAGTGCAGGGACCTGAAACCGCGGTGCAGGACATGCCGTTTGCGGGTTGGTCGCGGACGTTCGCCATCAACCTCGACGGGTGCTTCCACGGCCTTGCCGCGCTGCTTCCCGTCATGCGGGCCGCCGGCTACGGCCGCATCGCCGTGCTGGCTTCCATCGCCGCGCGTGAAGGCAACGCCAACATGGCTGCCTACTCGGCGTCCAAGGCGGCCGTGGTGGCGCTGGTGAAGACGGCCGCCAAGGAAGCCGCGCCGGACGGAGTCACGGTGAATTCGGTGGCGCCGTCGATGTTCCGGACACGCCTCCTGGAGGACCTTTCGCCGGAGCGCAACGCCGAGCTACTCGCCAGGGTGCCGATGGGCAGGGTGGGCGAACCGGCCGAATTCGCGTCGCTCGCTGCCTGGCTGCTGTCCCCGGAGGCGAGCTACACCACCGGGCAGGTGCTGGACCTCAGCGGCGGGCGGAACACGGCGTAG
- a CDS encoding class I SAM-dependent methyltransferase — protein sequence MIVPDISQNAVAVADHYDELDPMYRRVWGEHVHHGLWATGRETPAEAVETLVDTVGDRLGLLPGQACVDIGCGYGATARRLAMTRGVRVTGVTLSAEQARYAAAHPVPGVDVQVRDWLDNGLADASADAAWAIESSEHMVDKPGFFAEAHRVLAPGGRFVICAWLAGTDASGWKVRHLLEPICREGRLPSMGALEEYEAMAEAAGFVVTGYEDVSRRVARTWMICARRLLKALFVDREARQLALGARNRGAILSIPRLILAYRTGAMHYGIFTLSKAGEHRAPR from the coding sequence GTGATCGTCCCTGATATTTCGCAGAACGCCGTGGCGGTGGCGGATCACTACGATGAGCTCGATCCCATGTACCGCCGGGTGTGGGGCGAGCATGTCCATCACGGGCTGTGGGCAACGGGCCGCGAGACACCCGCCGAGGCTGTTGAGACGCTGGTGGACACTGTTGGCGACAGGCTGGGCCTCCTGCCCGGCCAGGCGTGCGTCGACATCGGCTGCGGCTATGGCGCCACCGCAAGGCGCCTGGCCATGACGCGCGGGGTCCGGGTCACGGGCGTCACGCTGTCCGCCGAGCAGGCGCGCTACGCCGCCGCGCATCCCGTGCCGGGCGTGGACGTCCAGGTCCGCGACTGGCTCGACAACGGGCTGGCCGATGCCTCGGCCGACGCCGCCTGGGCGATCGAGTCGAGCGAGCACATGGTGGACAAGCCCGGGTTCTTCGCCGAGGCGCACCGCGTGCTGGCGCCGGGCGGCCGCTTCGTCATCTGCGCGTGGCTCGCCGGGACCGACGCCAGCGGGTGGAAGGTCCGCCACCTGCTCGAGCCGATCTGCCGCGAAGGGCGCCTGCCCTCGATGGGCGCGCTCGAAGAATATGAGGCCATGGCGGAGGCGGCGGGCTTTGTGGTCACCGGCTATGAGGATGTCAGCCGCCGGGTCGCCCGCACGTGGATGATTTGCGCTCGCCGGCTCCTGAAGGCCCTCTTCGTTGACCGCGAAGCCCGCCAACTCGCCCTGGGCGCACGCAATCGCGGTGCCATTCTGAGCATTCCCCGCCTGATCCTGGCCTACCGCACCGGGGCGATGCACTACGGAATTTTCACGCTGTCCAAGGCAGGGGAGCACCGGGCGCCCAGGTGA
- a CDS encoding antibiotic biosynthesis monooxygenase, with product MPVFIAKAGHEATLHEALIGLQSLSRKDTGCLEYTVFSDDQRPGTFVLIEGWARNEDLKAHNEEVHVKEFVNVVQSMLAAPFSVTPITPLG from the coding sequence ATGCCCGTGTTCATCGCAAAGGCTGGGCACGAAGCAACGCTTCATGAAGCACTCATCGGACTGCAATCCCTAAGCCGAAAAGACACCGGATGCTTGGAATACACCGTCTTCTCTGACGATCAAAGGCCAGGTACGTTCGTCCTCATTGAGGGATGGGCCCGCAACGAGGACCTCAAGGCCCACAACGAAGAAGTCCATGTAAAGGAATTCGTGAACGTGGTGCAGTCAATGCTGGCCGCACCCTTCTCCGTAACCCCCATTACGCCTCTCGGCTGA
- a CDS encoding sugar ABC transporter ATP-binding protein, giving the protein MNTADNVVEMRSISKSFNGVPVLKDVSFDVRKGEVHALAGGNGAGKSTLMKILQGVYQADAGEILIGGKPTAINSIQDAKAAGIGMVFQEFSLVPSLTVAQNIFLAAEPLGTGGLIDDRASVRRAREVFSEMEVDVDPRAGVARLGTAYWQLTEIAKALAQNAQVLIMDEPTASLARHESEALFELIDRLKQRGISIIYISHRMDEVYRLADRITILRDGHHLLTAPLTDVTPEQIVEGIVGKKIEGQLSYRARDHVAHEGAPLLEVRGLNAGQRVRDVSFTVRPGEILGLAGLMGSGRTELARALFGIDKLDSGEVLLRGKRVNLSSPQQAINAGVALIPEDRRAQGLVLEHSVQDNLLLPLLGQIQRGPFLDGGKGKELSASLIKRFAVKVAHPHRPVRLLSGGNQQKVVIAKWLGTDPDILILDEPTAGVDIGTKSEILDMIRELASAGKAVIVISSEYPELLAVSDRVLVLKDGSIIRDIPRSEIADEEYLQLAVQGV; this is encoded by the coding sequence ATGAATACCGCAGACAATGTCGTCGAGATGCGCTCGATTTCCAAGAGCTTCAACGGCGTTCCCGTATTGAAGGATGTCAGTTTCGACGTCCGCAAGGGTGAAGTCCATGCGCTCGCAGGAGGAAACGGCGCAGGGAAGTCCACGCTCATGAAGATCCTTCAGGGGGTCTACCAAGCGGACGCCGGCGAGATCCTTATCGGAGGCAAGCCCACCGCCATCAACTCGATCCAGGACGCAAAGGCCGCCGGGATCGGCATGGTCTTCCAGGAGTTCAGCCTCGTACCGAGCCTGACCGTTGCGCAGAACATTTTCCTCGCCGCCGAACCGCTCGGCACCGGCGGCCTCATCGACGACCGTGCCTCGGTGCGCCGGGCCCGGGAAGTCTTCAGTGAGATGGAGGTCGACGTCGACCCGCGCGCCGGAGTCGCGCGGCTCGGCACTGCATACTGGCAGTTGACCGAGATCGCCAAGGCACTCGCGCAGAATGCCCAGGTGCTCATCATGGATGAGCCCACGGCCAGCCTTGCCCGGCATGAGTCCGAAGCGCTCTTCGAACTGATTGACCGCCTTAAACAGCGCGGCATCTCCATCATCTACATATCCCACCGCATGGATGAGGTGTACAGGCTCGCGGACCGGATCACCATCCTCCGCGACGGCCACCACCTCCTCACCGCGCCACTGACGGACGTCACTCCCGAACAGATCGTGGAAGGCATTGTTGGCAAGAAGATCGAGGGCCAGCTTTCCTATCGTGCGCGTGATCATGTGGCCCACGAGGGGGCGCCGCTTCTGGAAGTCCGCGGGCTTAACGCGGGGCAGCGGGTGAGGGATGTTTCGTTCACGGTCCGGCCTGGCGAAATCCTCGGCCTGGCAGGGCTGATGGGCAGCGGACGAACCGAGCTCGCCCGTGCTCTCTTTGGCATTGACAAGTTGGACAGCGGTGAAGTCCTCCTGCGGGGCAAAAGGGTCAACCTTAGCTCGCCGCAACAGGCCATCAACGCGGGAGTTGCCCTCATCCCGGAGGACCGCAGGGCCCAAGGCCTCGTCTTGGAGCACTCCGTCCAGGACAACCTGCTGCTTCCCCTCCTCGGCCAGATCCAGCGTGGACCCTTTCTGGACGGCGGAAAGGGTAAGGAATTGTCCGCATCACTGATCAAAAGGTTCGCAGTGAAGGTGGCCCATCCCCACCGCCCGGTGCGGCTTCTCTCGGGCGGAAACCAACAAAAAGTGGTTATCGCCAAGTGGCTGGGCACCGATCCGGACATCCTGATCCTTGACGAGCCAACGGCTGGCGTCGACATCGGCACGAAAAGCGAAATTCTCGACATGATCCGGGAGCTTGCCAGTGCCGGCAAGGCCGTCATCGTTATCTCCTCTGAGTACCCCGAACTACTCGCGGTCAGTGACCGCGTCCTCGTCCTCAAGGACGGCTCCATCATCCGTGACATCCCCCGCAGCGAGATCGCTGACGAGGAATATCTCCAACTTGCAGTCCAGGGAGTCTGA
- a CDS encoding substrate-binding domain-containing protein — protein sequence MMIRRLPFVALAAVLSFSVASCSSSTTGTSNAPDAGVSSKAQQALDQIKGQVLSKGPNGETPSPASAADLTPDEIQKVKALNAKAAIVMHYGGNDWATAQINGLKSEFEKLGVKVIATTDANFKPDKQVSDIETVMSQNPNIIVSIPTDPVATASAYKKAAAAGTKLVFMDNIPQGLTAGQDYVSVVSADNYGNGVVSAHQMAKALGGKGKTGVVFHQADFFVTKQRYQGFKETITKEYPDIKIVEEKGIAGPDFAGDAQAAANAMLSKYADLSGIWAVWDVPAEGVMAAARAAGRPDLKIATEDLGKNVAIALAKDELVVGLGAQVPFDQGVTEARLAAGALIGKQAPAYVALSALPVDHSNVLDAWKQVYHEDAPKDIQDSYKK from the coding sequence ATGATGATCCGCAGGCTTCCCTTTGTGGCCCTTGCCGCAGTCCTGTCCTTTTCCGTCGCGTCCTGCAGCAGTTCGACCACGGGCACGTCCAATGCGCCCGACGCCGGTGTGTCCAGCAAGGCCCAGCAGGCCCTTGACCAGATCAAGGGACAGGTCCTGAGCAAGGGGCCCAACGGCGAGACGCCCTCCCCGGCGTCCGCGGCAGACCTCACTCCTGACGAGATTCAAAAGGTCAAGGCACTCAACGCCAAGGCAGCCATCGTGATGCACTACGGCGGCAACGACTGGGCCACCGCCCAGATCAACGGACTTAAATCCGAGTTCGAAAAGCTCGGTGTCAAGGTCATTGCCACCACTGATGCGAACTTCAAGCCGGACAAGCAGGTCTCGGACATCGAGACGGTCATGTCGCAGAACCCGAACATTATCGTCTCCATCCCCACGGATCCCGTGGCTACGGCCTCCGCCTACAAGAAAGCCGCAGCCGCCGGCACCAAGCTCGTCTTCATGGACAACATCCCCCAGGGACTGACGGCCGGCCAGGACTATGTCTCTGTTGTTTCCGCTGACAACTACGGCAACGGCGTGGTCTCCGCCCATCAAATGGCCAAAGCCCTCGGCGGCAAGGGGAAGACCGGGGTCGTCTTCCACCAGGCCGATTTCTTCGTGACCAAGCAGCGCTACCAGGGATTCAAGGAAACGATTACCAAGGAATACCCGGATATCAAGATCGTCGAGGAAAAGGGAATTGCCGGGCCCGACTTCGCTGGTGATGCCCAGGCTGCCGCGAACGCAATGCTCAGCAAGTACGCCGACCTGTCGGGAATCTGGGCGGTCTGGGATGTTCCTGCAGAAGGCGTCATGGCCGCAGCCAGGGCCGCGGGGCGGCCGGACCTGAAGATCGCCACGGAGGACCTCGGCAAGAATGTTGCGATTGCCCTGGCCAAAGACGAACTTGTCGTCGGCCTTGGAGCGCAGGTTCCGTTCGACCAGGGTGTCACGGAAGCACGGCTGGCCGCGGGGGCGCTCATCGGCAAGCAGGCGCCCGCCTATGTGGCTCTTAGTGCGCTCCCGGTTGACCACTCCAACGTCCTGGATGCCTGGAAGCAGGTCTACCACGAGGACGCCCCGAAGGACATCCAGGACTCCTACAAGAAGTAG
- a CDS encoding sugar phosphate isomerase/epimerase, with amino-acid sequence MKLGYCSITWGGVVGHPQGVTSVKDLFYLTHGSMRQAVQDIASVGYQGVEMFDGNLADYADKPEELKEILATAGVELTSVYTGANFIYADILPDEMHRIHRAAELAASFGAERLVVGGGARRAAGTTDQDYQRLGEALDSVTDIAEGFGLSASYHPHLSTIVESPAELDRLMPLTRIGFCPDTAHLAAGGADPAAVIRKYAGRIQHVHLKDFQKDPFNFLPLGQGELDFPDIIAAIRESGYDSWLMVELDNYDGDPREAAALSKKYLEKLLSN; translated from the coding sequence ATGAAACTCGGTTACTGTTCCATCACCTGGGGCGGCGTCGTCGGCCACCCGCAAGGTGTGACCAGCGTGAAGGACCTCTTCTATCTGACCCACGGGTCTATGCGGCAAGCAGTCCAGGACATCGCATCCGTCGGCTACCAGGGTGTTGAAATGTTTGACGGCAACCTCGCGGACTATGCAGACAAGCCCGAAGAACTCAAGGAAATCCTGGCTACCGCCGGAGTCGAACTCACAAGCGTCTACACCGGCGCGAACTTCATCTACGCCGACATACTCCCGGACGAAATGCACCGCATTCACCGCGCCGCCGAACTGGCCGCAAGCTTCGGAGCGGAACGGCTCGTGGTGGGTGGCGGGGCACGGCGCGCCGCCGGAACCACTGACCAGGACTACCAACGGCTCGGTGAGGCGCTGGACAGCGTCACGGACATCGCGGAAGGCTTCGGGTTGTCGGCAAGCTACCATCCGCACCTGAGCACCATCGTCGAAAGCCCGGCGGAACTGGACAGGCTCATGCCTCTCACCCGGATCGGTTTTTGCCCGGACACCGCCCACCTCGCGGCCGGCGGTGCCGACCCGGCCGCGGTCATCCGGAAGTACGCCGGCAGGATCCAGCACGTCCACCTGAAGGACTTCCAGAAGGACCCCTTCAATTTCCTGCCCCTGGGACAGGGCGAGCTCGACTTCCCGGACATCATCGCCGCGATCCGGGAAAGCGGATATGACAGCTGGCTCATGGTCGAACTCGACAACTACGACGGTGACCCCCGCGAAGCCGCAGCCCTCAGCAAGAAGTACCTGGAAAAGCTCCTCTCTAACTAA